Proteins encoded in a region of the uncultured Paludibaculum sp. genome:
- a CDS encoding Gfo/Idh/MocA family oxidoreductase has product MTTRRQVLQSAIAPMIVPSLVLGQRAGAVPPSDKIVFGGIGIGSRGAHVLSKLLKIDEARFVAICDVRDARREAIKSTADKTYGNNDCKMYADQYELLARQDIDAVLIATGDRWHTPLSIIAAQHGKDVYCEKPCSMTIEESWALGDAFRRYNRLYQAGCQRRNGANFKLCKELLTSGALGKLQALYANVGPSVNWPPLPRRDWLAAEELPPKQVLDWDRWLGPAPWRPYHPSYVTGGWRNFYDFHGGGILEWGSHTVDLCHWAAGYDETQPVEYEPVGTNVGPYQVNCKYANGVKLVMRDNAWDGALKTGSCSFRIEGDQGWVETGDATKIACSDNIKPLLRPTESAALALENHVKELVRCIKTRQSTSASAAAAANSHVTCHAAFIAYQRGKTLNWDTEKREFTNDEIANRMRSRAHREPWRI; this is encoded by the coding sequence ATGACTACCAGACGTCAGGTTCTCCAAAGCGCCATTGCGCCCATGATCGTCCCCAGCTTGGTGCTCGGCCAACGGGCCGGCGCCGTTCCGCCCAGCGACAAGATTGTCTTCGGCGGAATCGGCATCGGTTCCCGCGGCGCGCACGTACTCAGTAAACTGCTCAAAATCGACGAGGCACGGTTCGTCGCCATCTGCGATGTGCGCGATGCGCGTCGCGAAGCCATCAAGTCGACCGCCGACAAAACGTACGGCAACAACGACTGCAAGATGTACGCCGACCAGTATGAACTGCTGGCTCGCCAGGACATTGATGCCGTCCTCATCGCCACCGGCGATCGCTGGCACACGCCGCTTTCCATCATCGCGGCGCAGCACGGCAAGGATGTCTATTGCGAGAAGCCGTGCTCGATGACGATTGAAGAAAGTTGGGCACTGGGCGATGCCTTCCGGCGCTACAACCGGCTGTACCAGGCAGGCTGCCAGAGAAGAAACGGCGCCAACTTCAAATTGTGCAAGGAGTTGTTAACCTCCGGCGCGCTGGGCAAATTGCAGGCGCTCTACGCCAATGTCGGCCCGTCGGTGAACTGGCCGCCCCTGCCCCGGCGCGACTGGCTGGCAGCGGAAGAGCTGCCGCCCAAACAGGTATTGGATTGGGATCGCTGGCTGGGGCCCGCTCCGTGGCGTCCTTATCACCCGTCGTACGTGACCGGCGGCTGGCGCAACTTCTATGACTTCCATGGCGGCGGAATTCTGGAATGGGGCTCGCATACGGTGGACCTGTGTCACTGGGCCGCCGGCTATGACGAGACGCAGCCGGTGGAGTATGAACCCGTGGGCACGAACGTCGGCCCGTATCAGGTGAACTGCAAGTACGCGAACGGCGTGAAGCTCGTCATGCGCGACAACGCCTGGGACGGCGCGCTGAAGACCGGTTCCTGCAGCTTCCGCATTGAAGGCGACCAAGGCTGGGTGGAGACCGGCGACGCGACCAAGATCGCGTGCTCGGACAACATCAAGCCGCTGCTGCGGCCCACCGAATCGGCCGCTCTGGCTCTGGAGAATCACGTCAAGGAACTGGTCCGCTGCATCAAAACGCGGCAATCGACCAGCGCGAGCGCGGCGGCCGCGGCGAACTCACATGTGACCTGCCATGCGGCGTTCATCGCCTACCAGCGCGGCAAGACGCTGAACTGGGATACGGAAAAACGCGAATTCACCAACGACGAGATTGCCAACCGGATGCGGTCGCGGGCCCATCGCGAACCGTGGCGGATCTGA
- a CDS encoding vanadium-dependent haloperoxidase, which produces MSKDPCSEKTAPIIGLGNFHKTLKHDPKTGLVNPDHYREFEAIANHGGDFECVPRPDGAAKFINPQAGWAKEHLGPDPGSMDMPPPPCPMSDATAAEMTELYWMALLRDKRFADFSANDPDIQAAIMDLSTAFDRGSADLKLGYDLPAKDGKLDLTAQTLFRGGLPGEDQGPLVSQFFLHDIAYGTQIILQKQFPYAECRNYLTDWDSWLKAQDTGKDSDGNDYPADNDYFKHHDYFDKGAFCPDGLRRIRNMRDLARFVNKDALHQAYFNAALLLSNWGAPFAAGNPYLVGYEKQRSFGTFGGPHLLAQVSEVAARALRVVWRQKWGVYRRFRPEVYGGLMEAQSQKRLQCELPKWVFETKAAQRIQDQGPYLLPMAFTAGSPAHPAYGAGHATVAGACVTILKAWFDGSKLLKRDVLPNATHPVTAKPVHLVMPDKDGSDVLPEYGEGDLTVEGELNKLAANVAFGRCMGGVHWRTDNTRSLRLGEKIATIILRRECHEYAERDPVWSYNNFDGHKVTIGGDGKVTVDGNEELACFYNRCEFRPF; this is translated from the coding sequence GTGTCGAAAGATCCTTGCAGTGAAAAGACCGCCCCGATCATTGGCCTGGGCAACTTCCACAAGACCCTCAAGCACGACCCAAAGACGGGCCTTGTCAATCCGGACCACTACCGCGAGTTTGAAGCGATCGCCAACCACGGGGGCGACTTTGAATGCGTCCCTCGCCCGGACGGCGCAGCGAAGTTCATCAACCCCCAGGCCGGCTGGGCGAAAGAGCATCTGGGGCCGGACCCCGGCAGCATGGACATGCCGCCCCCGCCCTGTCCGATGTCCGATGCGACCGCGGCGGAGATGACCGAGTTGTACTGGATGGCGCTCCTCCGCGACAAGCGTTTCGCCGATTTCTCCGCCAACGATCCCGACATTCAAGCCGCCATCATGGACCTCTCCACCGCTTTCGACAGAGGGTCGGCGGATCTGAAGCTCGGGTACGATCTGCCCGCCAAGGATGGCAAGCTGGATCTGACCGCACAGACGTTGTTTCGCGGTGGACTCCCGGGCGAGGATCAGGGGCCGCTCGTCAGCCAGTTCTTCCTGCACGACATCGCCTACGGCACCCAGATCATCCTCCAGAAGCAGTTTCCGTACGCGGAGTGTCGAAACTATCTGACGGATTGGGATTCCTGGCTCAAAGCGCAGGATACTGGCAAGGATTCCGATGGCAACGATTACCCGGCCGACAACGACTACTTCAAGCACCACGACTACTTCGACAAGGGCGCATTCTGCCCGGACGGGCTGCGCCGGATTCGCAACATGCGCGACCTGGCCCGCTTCGTGAACAAGGACGCCCTCCACCAGGCCTATTTCAACGCCGCCCTGCTGCTCTCCAACTGGGGTGCGCCCTTCGCCGCTGGCAACCCATATCTCGTGGGCTACGAGAAGCAGCGGAGTTTTGGGACCTTCGGAGGACCGCACCTGTTGGCCCAGGTTTCCGAGGTGGCCGCCCGCGCTCTGCGCGTCGTCTGGCGGCAGAAGTGGGGCGTCTACCGGCGCTTCCGGCCGGAGGTCTATGGCGGCCTGATGGAGGCGCAGTCGCAGAAACGATTGCAGTGCGAACTACCCAAGTGGGTCTTCGAAACAAAGGCCGCTCAGCGGATCCAAGACCAGGGCCCCTACCTCCTGCCCATGGCCTTCACCGCAGGCAGCCCAGCCCACCCCGCCTATGGTGCCGGGCACGCCACAGTGGCCGGAGCCTGCGTCACCATCCTCAAAGCCTGGTTCGACGGATCCAAGCTGCTGAAACGGGACGTCCTGCCCAACGCAACCCACCCCGTCACCGCCAAGCCGGTCCACCTCGTGATGCCCGACAAAGACGGTTCCGATGTCCTGCCAGAGTACGGGGAAGGGGATCTGACCGTCGAGGGCGAGCTCAACAAACTCGCCGCCAACGTCGCCTTCGGGCGTTGCATGGGCGGAGTCCATTGGCGCACCGACAATACTCGCAGTCTGCGGTTGGGGGAGAAGATCGCCACCATCATTCTCCGCCGGGAATGCCATGAGTACGCGGAGAGGGACCCCGTCTGGAGCTACAACAACTTCGATGGTCATAAGGTGACCATTGGTGGCGACGGCAAGGTGACCGTCGACGGCAACGAAGAACTCGCCTGTTTCTACAACCGCTGCGAGTTCAGACCCTTCTGA
- a CDS encoding ROK family protein, with product MQVVAGVDLGGTAVNYTLIDADERFLIEGLQEHPARSKEGPEICLQQIADGLRIAVEKVGLAMDNVAVVGLDTPGPASAAGVLSAKGSTNFVHDNWAGYDIRENLALKLGKPVSYLNDGNAGALWGHFSLFGGSSKSTSISAIVGTGLGGGVIIEDEVLKGRKGFGGELGHVLIPYQSISGIEGLVPRCNCGRIGDLEALCSLTAIEKTFLPYFFKKYPDHDLEKLGDIHKAAKAVRGLAEKGDPMCKEIFRVQAHALGVFFDEMVNTFDPDALIVGGGAIETSATFQAWFISEIRAGMPEQRAEQADIPIHIMPNGDTAGSRGAAVEALKIARQGGLI from the coding sequence ATGCAGGTAGTAGCTGGAGTTGACCTTGGCGGCACAGCCGTCAACTACACTCTGATTGACGCGGACGAGCGGTTTCTGATCGAGGGGCTGCAGGAGCATCCGGCGCGGTCGAAGGAGGGTCCGGAGATCTGTCTGCAGCAGATCGCGGACGGCCTGCGCATCGCGGTGGAGAAGGTCGGGCTGGCGATGGACAACGTCGCCGTGGTGGGCCTGGATACGCCCGGTCCGGCGAGCGCGGCGGGCGTGCTGAGCGCGAAGGGGTCGACCAATTTCGTCCACGACAACTGGGCGGGGTACGACATCCGCGAGAATCTGGCCCTCAAGCTGGGTAAGCCGGTGTCTTATCTGAACGATGGGAATGCCGGTGCGCTGTGGGGCCATTTTTCGCTGTTTGGCGGGAGTTCGAAGTCGACGTCCATCTCGGCGATCGTCGGCACCGGCCTGGGCGGCGGCGTGATTATCGAGGACGAGGTATTGAAGGGCCGCAAGGGCTTCGGCGGCGAGCTGGGCCACGTGTTGATTCCGTACCAGAGCATCAGTGGCATCGAAGGCCTGGTGCCGCGCTGCAACTGCGGCCGGATCGGCGACCTGGAAGCTCTGTGTTCGCTGACGGCCATTGAGAAGACGTTCCTCCCCTACTTCTTCAAGAAGTATCCGGATCATGACCTGGAGAAGCTCGGCGACATCCACAAGGCGGCCAAGGCCGTGCGCGGGCTAGCCGAGAAGGGCGACCCGATGTGCAAGGAGATCTTCCGTGTGCAGGCGCACGCGCTGGGCGTGTTCTTCGACGAGATGGTGAATACGTTCGATCCGGACGCACTGATCGTCGGCGGAGGGGCGATTGAGACATCGGCCACGTTCCAGGCTTGGTTCATCTCGGAGATCCGCGCCGGGATGCCGGAGCAGCGGGCCGAGCAGGCGGATATCCCCATTCACATCATGCCGAATGGCGACACGGCCGGATCCCGCGGCGCGGCGGTGGAGGCACTGAAGATCGCCCGGCAGGGTGGGCTGATTTAG
- a CDS encoding HEAT repeat domain-containing protein: protein MQQTTPTAPAVQPAKPKPPEPPPEFQEGAIATMDAAGLLGLLKDAKSTEFQKAKACVRLGELGAKEAVPALAALLDNEHLSVYARYGLEPIADPSVDDALRASLTKLKGVRLIGVVNSIGKRRDAKAGPALVKMMHGSDVDLARAAASALGSIGGEASMKDLQAALPKTTGMVKMAVADASLVCAERLLAAGKRDQALAFYTALSAPDVPKPVRLAAMSGIVREETSATRPR, encoded by the coding sequence ATGCAGCAAACAACACCCACTGCACCCGCGGTACAGCCCGCGAAGCCAAAGCCGCCGGAGCCGCCTCCTGAGTTCCAGGAAGGCGCGATTGCCACAATGGACGCGGCCGGCCTGCTCGGCCTTCTGAAAGATGCCAAGTCAACCGAGTTCCAGAAGGCGAAAGCCTGCGTGCGGCTCGGCGAGCTGGGCGCGAAGGAGGCAGTGCCCGCTCTGGCGGCGCTGCTGGACAACGAGCATCTGAGCGTCTACGCACGCTACGGCCTGGAGCCGATTGCCGATCCCTCGGTCGACGATGCGCTGCGCGCGTCACTGACGAAACTGAAGGGCGTCCGGTTGATCGGCGTCGTTAACTCGATTGGGAAGCGGCGGGACGCGAAGGCGGGTCCGGCGCTGGTCAAGATGATGCACGGCTCCGATGTCGATCTGGCTCGGGCGGCTGCGTCCGCGTTGGGCAGCATCGGCGGAGAGGCCTCGATGAAAGACCTGCAGGCTGCTCTACCCAAGACCACCGGCATGGTCAAAATGGCCGTAGCGGACGCTTCCCTAGTCTGCGCGGAACGGCTGCTGGCCGCCGGCAAACGCGACCAGGCGCTGGCGTTCTACACGGCGTTGAGCGCGCCGGATGTGCCGAAGCCGGTACGTCTGGCTGCAATGAGCGGGATCGTCCGCGAAGAGACGTCGGCCACCAGGCCACGGTAG
- a CDS encoding carboxylesterase family protein, which yields MKPFRITLFGCILFAVSLTAQSEVTGVVGFVRTERGFVRGQTDGGVDKFLGIPFAAPPVGELRWKAPVEPAKWTGVLDATKLASSCTQLSRGAAGNQRVEGSEDCLYLNVYRPTRPGIGRPRPVIVFIHGGSNQRGSGAEYDPSEMVAKTGVVVVTVNYRLNVLGFLAPPSLDAEAGEPTSGNFGFQDQQAALRWVRSNIRAFGGDPSNVTVEGESAGGIDICAHLVAPSSAGLFDKAIIESSYCPASSHDDALAVSAPVAEALSCSDADCLRSKAAEELIKAVPLSPVPGGGKGFNAIPNFGNSLLPVLPAEALSSGQWNKMPVLMGSNHDEMALFAGPMLLAAKVPMPMTAQTYQVIVAAQFGPFAPQVLKEYPVANFPSPLLAYSDVLTDYSPLGCAVTPMALSFAGHAMVFRYEFNDQAAPFGRAGLVSGLSLGAYHGAELQYLFKMTRLPGPATEAQKQLSDQMIRYWTNFAKTGDPNGEGLTYWPVYDGDARQMMSLHPDGNAVLTNFDVDHHCAFWAAAPGPPFQHATKP from the coding sequence ATGAAGCCTTTCAGAATTACCTTATTCGGCTGCATCCTATTCGCCGTGTCTTTGACCGCGCAGAGTGAAGTCACCGGTGTCGTTGGGTTCGTCCGTACGGAACGCGGGTTTGTGCGCGGCCAGACAGATGGCGGAGTCGACAAGTTCCTGGGTATTCCCTTTGCGGCACCGCCTGTCGGCGAGTTGCGGTGGAAGGCTCCGGTGGAGCCGGCGAAGTGGACCGGCGTTCTGGACGCGACGAAGCTCGCCAGTTCCTGCACGCAGTTGTCCCGGGGCGCCGCTGGCAATCAGCGTGTCGAGGGCAGTGAGGATTGCCTCTATCTAAACGTCTACCGTCCCACGCGGCCCGGCATCGGCCGGCCTCGGCCCGTGATCGTCTTCATTCACGGCGGCAGCAACCAGCGCGGTTCCGGAGCAGAGTACGATCCCAGCGAGATGGTGGCCAAAACGGGCGTGGTGGTAGTGACGGTCAACTACCGGCTGAATGTGCTCGGATTCCTGGCGCCGCCCTCGCTTGATGCCGAGGCGGGCGAACCCACCTCAGGCAACTTCGGCTTTCAGGACCAGCAAGCCGCGCTGCGGTGGGTTCGGTCGAACATCCGGGCCTTTGGCGGTGATCCCTCCAACGTGACGGTGGAGGGTGAGTCGGCGGGCGGAATCGATATCTGCGCGCATCTGGTCGCGCCGTCGTCGGCGGGGCTCTTCGACAAGGCGATCATCGAGAGTTCCTATTGCCCGGCGTCCAGCCATGACGACGCGCTGGCGGTGAGCGCTCCAGTGGCCGAAGCACTGAGCTGCAGCGACGCCGACTGCCTGCGCTCGAAAGCGGCCGAGGAACTGATCAAGGCTGTGCCGCTGTCGCCGGTGCCGGGCGGCGGCAAGGGTTTCAATGCCATCCCAAACTTCGGCAATAGCCTGCTGCCGGTGTTGCCGGCCGAGGCGCTGAGTTCCGGCCAATGGAACAAAATGCCTGTACTTATGGGATCGAATCACGACGAGATGGCGTTGTTCGCCGGTCCGATGCTGTTGGCGGCGAAGGTCCCAATGCCAATGACCGCACAGACGTATCAGGTGATCGTGGCCGCGCAGTTCGGCCCTTTCGCGCCCCAGGTTCTGAAGGAGTACCCGGTGGCCAACTTCCCGAGCCCGCTGCTGGCGTACTCGGACGTGCTGACCGACTACTCGCCGTTGGGGTGCGCGGTGACGCCGATGGCGCTGTCGTTCGCCGGGCACGCCATGGTGTTCCGCTATGAGTTCAACGACCAGGCGGCTCCATTTGGCCGCGCGGGCCTGGTGTCCGGCCTCTCACTGGGTGCCTATCATGGAGCGGAACTGCAGTATCTGTTCAAAATGACCCGACTGCCCGGCCCGGCGACTGAGGCGCAGAAGCAGCTTTCCGATCAAATGATCCGCTATTGGACGAATTTCGCGAAGACCGGTGATCCCAACGGCGAAGGGCTCACTTACTGGCCGGTGTACGATGGCGATGCCCGACAGATGATGTCGCTGCATCCGGATGGAAACGCGGTGCTCACGAACTTCGACGTTGATCATCACTGCGCGTTCTGGGCGGCCGCTCCGGGACCGCCTTTCCAACACGCGACAAAACCCTAA
- a CDS encoding ABC transporter permease produces MEKLIKDVRHALRMLARSPGFTAVAVAALALGIGANTAIFSVVNGILLQPLPYSQADRMVRLNLKFPNGNSPSISIPKYMAWKANTPGLQYICAYNSSGPGLNLTGGSTPEQVKGIHVSADYFQVFDATPALGRVFSPEEDRPNGPMVAVLSHGLWQRRFGGDPSVIGRVLVLNGEAYSVIGVLRPAFRSYPPSEIFLPLQADPNSTNQGHYLFVAGLMKPGVQIEALQSQLTAAAERFRAAYPKAIGKQESAMAEPLAESMVGDVKKPLLILLGAVALVLFIACANVANLLLARATHRSREVAIRVALGAGRWRIIQQLLTESILLALMGGIAGFVLGAWGVRGLIALSPTGLPRAEEFAQSTVLDWRVLLFSLAVAMGTGILFGLFPALQISRTDVHGTLKEASSRSGTGRRHWARNALVVTEIALALILLVGAALLIRTFAGLRQVNAGFTPQKVLAFETSLSGAKYKQTDRVEQLTREVVRRLHSVPGVTAAANVPFLPLEGGFGLGFTVVGRPLEGGAQSTGGASWMYVSDEYFKALEIRLVQGRTFTERDTKLSSPVVVINEAFSKRYWKKGSPMGERIDIGRGMGPDFAEEPREIVGVVGDVKEGGLGNDAPPVMYIPLSQLKDSFMALNNSIIPVSWVVKTSVDPLTVSAAVRQQVLEADSGVAVAHVRAMTEVVGESTAREDFNMTLLTLFAGIALLLAAIGVYGMLSYSVQQRAQEIGIRMALGARGSDVLKMVVRQGMLLAGLGVVIGLAGAFGLSRLLASLLYGVKPQDPVTFATVSGVLLLVSLVACWIPARRAMRVDPVIALRYE; encoded by the coding sequence ATGGAGAAACTGATCAAAGACGTACGCCATGCCCTGCGGATGCTCGCCCGGAGCCCCGGATTCACGGCTGTGGCCGTCGCCGCGCTGGCTCTGGGGATTGGCGCCAACACGGCCATCTTCTCCGTAGTCAACGGCATCCTGCTGCAACCGCTGCCTTACAGCCAGGCCGACCGCATGGTGCGGCTCAATCTGAAGTTCCCCAACGGGAATAGTCCGTCGATCTCCATCCCCAAGTACATGGCCTGGAAGGCAAACACGCCGGGATTGCAGTACATCTGCGCCTACAACAGCTCCGGGCCGGGGCTGAATCTGACGGGTGGCAGCACGCCAGAGCAGGTGAAGGGCATCCATGTGTCGGCCGACTACTTCCAGGTCTTCGACGCCACGCCGGCACTGGGCCGGGTGTTTTCGCCCGAGGAGGACCGGCCCAACGGTCCGATGGTAGCCGTGCTGAGCCACGGGTTGTGGCAGCGGCGCTTTGGCGGCGATCCTTCGGTCATCGGACGGGTGCTGGTGCTGAACGGAGAGGCCTACTCGGTGATTGGCGTACTGCGGCCTGCGTTCCGGTCCTATCCGCCCTCCGAGATCTTCCTGCCGCTGCAGGCGGATCCGAATTCGACGAACCAGGGGCACTACCTGTTCGTGGCGGGCCTGATGAAGCCAGGCGTCCAGATTGAGGCGCTGCAGTCGCAACTGACCGCCGCCGCGGAGCGCTTCCGGGCGGCGTACCCGAAGGCGATCGGGAAGCAGGAATCGGCCATGGCCGAGCCGCTGGCCGAGTCGATGGTGGGCGACGTGAAGAAGCCGCTGCTCATTCTTCTGGGTGCCGTCGCGCTGGTGCTGTTCATCGCCTGTGCGAATGTGGCCAACCTGCTGCTGGCGCGGGCAACGCACCGGTCGAGGGAAGTGGCCATCCGCGTGGCGTTGGGCGCGGGCCGCTGGCGCATCATTCAACAGCTTTTAACGGAGAGCATCCTGTTGGCGCTGATGGGCGGAATAGCCGGATTCGTGCTGGGCGCCTGGGGGGTCCGCGGATTGATTGCCTTGAGCCCCACCGGGCTACCAAGGGCGGAAGAGTTCGCCCAGTCGACCGTGCTGGACTGGCGCGTCCTCCTGTTCTCCTTGGCTGTGGCGATGGGGACCGGTATCCTCTTCGGACTCTTCCCCGCCCTGCAGATCTCACGGACCGACGTGCATGGCACGTTGAAGGAAGCCTCGTCGCGCTCGGGCACCGGACGGCGGCACTGGGCCCGGAATGCGCTGGTAGTCACCGAGATCGCGCTGGCCCTGATCCTGCTGGTGGGCGCTGCCCTGTTGATCCGGACCTTCGCCGGTCTACGTCAGGTGAACGCGGGGTTCACTCCCCAGAAGGTGCTGGCGTTTGAAACGTCGCTTTCCGGCGCGAAGTATAAGCAAACCGATCGTGTGGAACAGCTCACCAGAGAGGTGGTGCGGCGCCTGCACTCCGTGCCGGGCGTGACGGCCGCGGCAAACGTCCCGTTCCTGCCTTTGGAAGGCGGATTCGGACTGGGTTTCACGGTGGTGGGCCGGCCGCTGGAAGGCGGAGCGCAGTCCACCGGAGGGGCGAGCTGGATGTACGTCTCCGACGAGTATTTCAAAGCCCTGGAGATTCGGCTGGTGCAGGGCCGGACCTTCACGGAACGAGACACGAAGCTGTCGTCGCCGGTGGTGGTGATCAACGAAGCGTTTTCGAAGCGTTACTGGAAGAAGGGCAGCCCGATGGGCGAGCGGATCGACATCGGCCGGGGCATGGGGCCGGATTTCGCCGAGGAGCCGCGCGAGATCGTGGGCGTGGTCGGCGACGTGAAGGAGGGCGGCCTGGGCAACGACGCTCCGCCGGTGATGTACATCCCGCTGTCGCAGTTGAAGGACAGCTTCATGGCGTTGAACAACTCCATCATCCCGGTGAGCTGGGTGGTGAAGACGTCGGTGGATCCGCTCACCGTGAGCGCCGCCGTGCGGCAGCAGGTCCTGGAGGCCGATAGCGGCGTGGCTGTGGCGCACGTCCGGGCGATGACCGAAGTGGTGGGCGAGTCCACGGCTCGGGAAGACTTCAACATGACGCTGCTGACGCTGTTCGCCGGAATTGCGCTATTGCTGGCGGCGATTGGCGTCTACGGCATGCTGTCGTATTCGGTGCAGCAGCGAGCGCAGGAGATCGGGATCCGGATGGCGCTGGGGGCTCGCGGGTCGGATGTCCTCAAGATGGTGGTGCGTCAAGGCATGCTGCTGGCCGGACTGGGGGTCGTGATCGGCCTGGCCGGGGCGTTCGGTTTGTCGCGGCTGTTGGCGTCGCTGCTGTATGGCGTGAAACCGCAGGATCCGGTGACGTTTGCGACGGTATCGGGCGTGCTGTTGCTGGTGTCGCTGGTGGCCTGCTGGATTCCGGCCAGGCGGGCGATGCGCGTGGATCCGGTGATTGCGCTGCGGTATGAATGA
- a CDS encoding pyridoxamine 5'-phosphate oxidase family protein: protein MPFDVPDPIRDLAELDALFATPAAPSIRKVTPRLTPAYRQMIQASPFFVIATTGPRGLDCSPRGDAAGFVRIHDDSALLLPERRGNNRIDTLRNLLSDSRAGLLFLVPGISEILRVNGRAHLSRNVQLCESFSVNGSAPKIVIVFQIDTVMFQCARAIVRSQLWDPAKFKAPGDVPSAGTMLADATAGEVGGAAYDAQLSERIRTTLY from the coding sequence ATGCCCTTCGATGTGCCTGACCCCATCCGCGATCTGGCGGAACTGGACGCCCTGTTCGCGACTCCAGCCGCGCCCTCGATCCGCAAAGTCACCCCGCGCCTCACTCCGGCCTATCGTCAGATGATCCAGGCGTCGCCGTTCTTCGTTATCGCCACTACCGGACCCCGAGGCCTCGACTGTTCCCCGCGCGGCGATGCCGCCGGCTTCGTCCGCATCCACGACGACTCCGCCCTGCTGTTGCCCGAGCGCCGTGGCAACAATCGCATTGACACCCTCCGCAATCTCTTGAGCGATTCTCGCGCAGGACTGCTCTTCCTGGTGCCTGGCATTTCGGAAATCCTGCGAGTGAACGGCCGCGCGCATCTCAGCCGGAACGTCCAATTGTGCGAGTCGTTTTCCGTGAACGGATCGGCGCCGAAGATCGTGATTGTCTTTCAGATCGACACCGTGATGTTCCAATGCGCCCGGGCCATTGTCCGCAGCCAACTGTGGGACCCCGCCAAGTTCAAGGCGCCCGGCGATGTGCCCAGCGCCGGCACCATGCTCGCCGATGCCACGGCCGGTGAAGTGGGCGGCGCGGCTTACGACGCCCAACTCTCCGAGCGTATCAGGACCACTCTGTATTAG